The following coding sequences lie in one Pseudomonas sp. SL4(2022) genomic window:
- the xseA gene encoding exodeoxyribonuclease VII large subunit: MIKDPFQRLNLDREVLSVSQLNNRARLLLEDVFGGIWVEGEISNLAKPASGHIYFTLKDSQAQVRCALFRQNAAKVRQALRDGLAVKVRGKVSLFEGRGDYQLILDAVEPAGDGALRLAFEALKAKLNAEGLFAAEGKVALPAHPKRIGIISSPTGAVIRDIISVFRRRAPLVELTLIPTAVQGREATAQIVRALGIADAKGFDALILARGGGSLEDLWCFNEEPVARAIAACNTPIVSAVGHETDVSIADFVADVRAPTPSAAAELLAPDSSELVQRLHNLKRRLNLHMQHRLERERMRLDGLQRRLRHPGERLRQHAQCIDDLEMRLGRAFERQLNSRRERLNHLQTRLLSLHPERNLKLLDQRLQALAERLQRSMREGLKARRLHLHSQVQTLHAVSPLATLGRGYSILLDERGRAIRNAADTCPGQRLKARLGNGELDVRVEDNHVQPVTLSLLD, from the coding sequence ATGATTAAAGACCCGTTCCAACGCCTGAACCTCGACCGCGAGGTGCTCAGCGTCAGTCAACTGAACAATCGCGCACGCCTGCTGCTGGAAGATGTTTTCGGCGGCATCTGGGTCGAGGGGGAAATTTCCAACCTGGCCAAGCCAGCGTCCGGGCACATTTATTTCACCCTTAAAGATAGCCAGGCCCAGGTGCGCTGTGCGCTGTTCCGGCAGAATGCGGCCAAGGTGCGCCAGGCACTGCGCGATGGCTTGGCAGTCAAGGTGCGCGGTAAGGTTTCACTATTCGAGGGGCGCGGTGACTACCAGCTGATTCTCGATGCCGTCGAACCCGCCGGCGATGGCGCGCTGCGCCTTGCCTTCGAGGCCTTGAAGGCAAAACTCAACGCCGAAGGATTGTTTGCTGCCGAGGGCAAAGTCGCCCTACCGGCTCATCCGAAACGCATCGGCATCATCAGCTCACCGACTGGCGCGGTGATCCGCGACATCATCAGCGTATTCCGCCGCCGTGCGCCGCTGGTCGAACTGACTCTGATTCCCACCGCAGTACAGGGCCGCGAGGCCACCGCACAGATTGTTCGCGCCCTCGGTATCGCCGATGCAAAAGGCTTTGATGCGCTGATCCTGGCCCGTGGCGGCGGCTCGCTGGAAGACCTCTGGTGCTTTAACGAAGAACCGGTGGCCCGCGCGATTGCTGCCTGTAACACCCCAATCGTCAGCGCCGTGGGCCATGAGACCGACGTATCCATCGCCGATTTCGTTGCCGACGTGCGCGCCCCCACGCCTTCGGCTGCCGCTGAACTGCTGGCCCCCGACAGCAGTGAACTGGTGCAGCGCCTGCACAATCTCAAACGTCGCCTGAACCTGCACATGCAACATCGGCTGGAGCGCGAACGCATGCGCCTAGACGGTTTGCAGCGGCGCTTGCGCCATCCCGGCGAGCGCCTGCGCCAGCATGCCCAGTGTATCGATGACTTGGAGATGCGCCTCGGCCGCGCCTTCGAACGACAACTCAACAGTCGCCGCGAACGGTTGAATCACCTGCAAACCCGCCTGCTCAGCCTGCACCCGGAGCGCAATCTCAAGCTACTGGATCAACGCCTGCAGGCCCTGGCCGAGCGTCTGCAACGCAGCATGCGTGAAGGCCTCAAGGCACGCCGCCTGCATTTGCATAGCCAGGTGCAGACGCTGCACGCGGTCAGCCCACTGGCCACCCTCGGCCGCGGTTACAGCATCCTGCTGGATGAGCGCGGCCGTGCCATCCGCAACGCTGCCGACACCTGCCCCGGGCAACGCCTGAAGGCGCGCCTGGGCAACGGCGAGCTGGATGTGCGGGTCGAAGACAACCATGTGCAGCCGGTTACCTTATCGCTGCTCGATTGA
- a CDS encoding peptidoglycan DD-metalloendopeptidase family protein, with product MRLFTLITLLCLALPLHAEGFISRLLNKPVPGGVAVVDLGPAASAPSVRYQNKPVLVIHEDQQRWIAIVGIPLSIKPGSQQISVNGSQTLSFRVGSKHYVEQRITIKNQQQVNPNAKNLARIERELAEQTRAYQQFSARQPSNLLFDRPVNGPLSSPFGLRRFFNGEERNPHSGLDFAANSGTPIKAPAAGTVILTGDYFFNGKTVFVDHGQGLISMFCHLSTIGVKVGDELPRGGVLGKVGATGRATGPHLHWNVSLNDARVDPAIFIGAFKP from the coding sequence ATGCGCCTGTTCACACTTATCACCCTGCTCTGCCTCGCCCTGCCCTTGCACGCCGAAGGCTTTATCAGCCGGCTGCTGAATAAGCCGGTGCCGGGCGGGGTGGCAGTAGTCGATCTAGGGCCAGCAGCCAGCGCCCCCAGCGTGCGCTATCAGAACAAGCCCGTGCTGGTCATTCATGAGGATCAGCAGCGCTGGATCGCCATCGTCGGCATACCGCTGAGCATCAAACCGGGTAGCCAGCAGATCAGCGTCAACGGCAGCCAGACGCTGAGCTTCCGGGTCGGCAGCAAGCACTACGTCGAGCAACGCATCACTATCAAGAACCAGCAGCAGGTCAACCCGAACGCCAAGAACCTTGCGCGCATCGAGCGCGAACTGGCCGAGCAGACCCGCGCCTATCAGCAGTTCAGCGCGCGCCAGCCGAGCAACCTGCTGTTCGACAGACCGGTCAACGGGCCGCTGTCGAGCCCCTTCGGCCTGCGCCGTTTTTTCAACGGCGAGGAGCGTAATCCTCACTCCGGGCTGGACTTCGCCGCCAATAGCGGCACACCGATCAAGGCTCCGGCCGCTGGCACGGTGATCCTGACTGGTGACTATTTCTTTAATGGCAAGACGGTGTTTGTCGACCACGGCCAGGGCCTGATCAGCATGTTCTGCCACCTCTCGACCATCGGCGTGAAGGTCGGCGATGAGCTGCCACGCGGCGGCGTGCTCGGCAAAGTCGGCGCCACCGGCCGCGCCACCGGACCGCATTTGCACTGGAATGTCAGCCTCAATGATGCACGCGTCGATCCAGCGATCTTTATCGGCGCCTTCAAGCCATGA
- the leuA gene encoding 2-isopropylmalate synthase — translation MSMLKDPSSKYRPFTPIRIPDRTWPDQIIDKAPIWLSTDLRDGNQSLIEPMDAEKKMRFFKCLLAVGLKEIEVGFPSASQTDFDFVRELIEGGHIPDDVTIQVLTQARDDLIERTFESLKGAKKAIVHYYNACAPSFRKIVFNQDKAGVKAIAIAAGKTIKRLADSAPETQWGFEYSPEVFSSTEIDFAVEVCNAVIGVFQPTPANKLILNLPATIECATPNNYADQIEWFGRHVERRDSVLISVHTHNDRGTGVAASELAVMAGADRVEGCLFGNGERTGNVCLVTLALNLYTQGVDPELDFSDIDAVRKVVEDCNQIPVHPRHPYVGDLVHTAFSGSHQDAIRKGFAQQQADAVWEVPYLPIDPADIGRDYEAVIRVNSQSGKGGITFLLEQEYGINLPRRMQIEFSQVVQKETDRLGLEMTAAQIYQLLETEYLQATAPYALKGHRLQEENGTSAVDVEVVNAGETQHWRGIGKGPLEALVAGLPVDVEIMDYSEHAIGAGTNAKAAAYIELRVNGGRALHGVGIDENLTTASFRALFSALNRAIGQAAEQAA, via the coding sequence ATGAGCATGCTCAAAGACCCGTCCAGCAAATACCGGCCGTTCACCCCAATCCGCATCCCGGACCGCACCTGGCCGGACCAGATCATCGACAAGGCGCCGATCTGGCTGTCGACCGACCTGCGCGACGGTAACCAGTCGCTGATCGAGCCCATGGACGCTGAAAAGAAGATGCGCTTCTTCAAGTGCCTGCTGGCGGTGGGTCTGAAGGAAATCGAGGTGGGTTTCCCGTCCGCCTCGCAGACGGACTTTGACTTTGTGCGCGAGCTGATCGAAGGCGGGCATATCCCTGATGACGTGACCATTCAGGTGCTGACCCAGGCCCGTGACGACCTTATCGAGCGCACCTTCGAGTCGCTGAAAGGCGCAAAGAAGGCCATCGTTCACTACTACAACGCCTGCGCGCCGAGCTTCCGCAAGATCGTCTTCAACCAGGACAAGGCCGGCGTCAAAGCCATCGCCATAGCGGCCGGCAAAACCATCAAGCGCTTGGCCGACTCAGCACCGGAAACCCAGTGGGGCTTCGAGTACTCGCCGGAAGTGTTCAGCAGCACTGAAATCGACTTCGCCGTCGAGGTGTGCAACGCGGTGATTGGCGTGTTCCAGCCGACCCCGGCAAACAAGCTGATCCTCAACCTGCCAGCGACCATCGAGTGCGCCACACCGAACAACTACGCCGACCAGATCGAGTGGTTCGGTCGTCATGTCGAGCGCCGTGACAGCGTGCTGATCAGCGTGCACACCCACAATGACCGTGGCACCGGCGTCGCCGCCTCTGAGCTGGCCGTCATGGCCGGGGCTGACCGCGTGGAAGGCTGCCTGTTCGGCAACGGCGAGCGTACCGGCAACGTTTGCCTGGTGACCCTGGCGCTGAACCTCTACACCCAGGGCGTTGACCCTGAACTGGACTTCTCCGACATCGACGCGGTGCGCAAGGTGGTCGAGGACTGCAACCAAATCCCGGTGCATCCACGCCATCCGTATGTCGGCGACCTGGTGCACACCGCCTTTTCCGGCTCGCACCAGGATGCGATCCGCAAAGGCTTCGCTCAGCAGCAGGCCGACGCGGTATGGGAAGTGCCGTACCTGCCGATCGACCCGGCCGATATCGGCCGCGATTACGAGGCGGTGATCCGCGTCAACAGCCAGTCCGGCAAGGGCGGTATCACCTTCCTGCTCGAACAGGAATACGGCATCAACCTGCCGCGCCGCATGCAGATCGAGTTCAGTCAGGTGGTGCAGAAGGAAACCGACCGCCTCGGCCTGGAAATGACTGCCGCACAGATCTACCAACTGCTGGAAACCGAGTACCTACAGGCCACAGCGCCGTATGCGCTGAAAGGCCATCGCCTGCAAGAAGAAAACGGCACCAGCGCGGTTGATGTCGAAGTCGTCAATGCTGGGGAAACCCAGCACTGGCGCGGAATCGGCAAGGGCCCGCTGGAAGCCTTGGTCGCCGGCCTGCCGGTGGACGTGGAAATCATGGACTACAGCGAGCACGCCATCGGTGCCGGCACCAATGCCAAAGCGGCGGCCTATATCGAACTGCGCGTCAACGGCGGCCGCGCGCTGCATGGCGTGGGCATCGATGAAAACCTCACCACCGCGAGCTTCCGCGCGCTGTTCAGCGCGCTGAACCGGGCGATCGGCCAAGCCGCCGAACAGGCCGCCTAA
- a CDS encoding flagellinolysin translates to MLTVNTNISSSFTRRQLESNSTALGTSLQRLSTGQRINSAKDDAAGLQISNRLTSQVRGLNVATRNANDGISLLQVAEGALQSVTDALQRIRSLGLQAMNGSNGASDRTALDQEAQQLLQEISRVNETTTFAGRKIFDQGTFSVLGDLDQRAVLNSLRGFWIGEGEQRVLDAFGLTADGAELEITFTDDPSSQALASVSGTSGAGGKIFNQVLNVNLAYFDAATLPNGGSTPQYTDRVIAHEMAHAVMGRTMNFAGLPSWFIEGTAEAVQGADERLSADTTGGTNTAAILTAFNADDVSGSAGYSGGYAAVRYMHDEIKAAGGKGIKDIMGYLQKNSGSTLDQALTNASKGAFASLADFSTQFNADAAAYVAGLNLTNADTGAIGGLDADGGKELTAENVLPNQGAGRPGSLGFSLVEPTLFNANGVGGNALTQLQIGAQAYETIQFGFSSFSADALALSRVDLNKTPGLAVMDIDDALAYIDRQRGYMGALQNRLESTISNLQSISENSAASRSRILDTDFAVETSNLVSRQIIQQAAQSVLAQANQRPQAVLSLLG, encoded by the coding sequence ATGCTGACGGTCAATACCAACATCTCGTCGTCGTTCACGCGTCGCCAACTGGAGAGCAACAGCACGGCCCTCGGTACTTCGCTGCAGCGCCTGTCCACCGGACAGCGCATTAACAGCGCCAAGGATGATGCCGCCGGGCTGCAAATCTCCAACCGTCTGACCTCGCAAGTGCGGGGGCTGAACGTGGCCACGCGCAACGCCAACGACGGCATATCGCTGCTGCAGGTAGCGGAAGGCGCTTTGCAAAGCGTCACCGACGCCCTGCAGCGTATTCGCTCGCTTGGCTTGCAAGCCATGAATGGCTCCAATGGCGCCAGCGACCGCACCGCACTCGACCAGGAAGCCCAGCAACTGCTGCAGGAAATCAGCCGCGTCAACGAAACCACCACCTTTGCCGGTCGGAAAATCTTTGACCAGGGGACGTTTTCGGTACTCGGCGACCTCGATCAACGCGCCGTACTCAACTCTCTGAGGGGCTTCTGGATCGGTGAAGGTGAACAGCGCGTACTTGATGCATTTGGCCTGACTGCCGATGGCGCCGAATTGGAGATCACGTTCACTGATGATCCGTCCAGCCAAGCCCTGGCCTCAGTGTCGGGCACCTCTGGCGCGGGCGGGAAAATCTTTAACCAGGTGCTCAATGTCAACCTGGCCTATTTTGATGCCGCCACCTTGCCCAACGGTGGCAGCACACCGCAGTACACCGACCGGGTGATTGCCCACGAAATGGCCCACGCCGTCATGGGTCGCACAATGAACTTTGCCGGATTGCCCAGCTGGTTCATCGAGGGCACCGCCGAAGCGGTACAAGGTGCCGATGAGCGCTTGTCAGCTGATACCACCGGCGGCACCAATACAGCAGCGATACTGACCGCCTTCAACGCCGATGATGTCAGCGGCTCAGCCGGCTACTCCGGCGGTTATGCCGCCGTACGCTACATGCATGACGAGATCAAGGCCGCTGGCGGCAAAGGCATCAAAGACATCATGGGCTACCTGCAAAAGAACAGCGGCTCCACGCTGGACCAAGCCCTGACCAATGCCAGCAAGGGCGCATTCGCCAGCCTGGCGGACTTCAGCACGCAGTTCAATGCGGATGCAGCCGCCTATGTGGCTGGACTTAATCTGACCAATGCCGATACCGGTGCAATTGGTGGCCTTGATGCCGACGGTGGCAAAGAACTGACTGCTGAAAACGTGCTGCCCAACCAGGGCGCCGGACGGCCCGGCTCACTCGGGTTCAGCCTGGTGGAACCCACCCTGTTCAACGCCAACGGTGTAGGGGGTAACGCCCTGACCCAGCTCCAGATTGGCGCCCAGGCTTACGAAACGATCCAATTCGGCTTCAGCTCCTTCAGCGCCGACGCACTGGCCCTCAGCCGCGTAGACCTGAACAAGACCCCTGGGCTGGCGGTCATGGACATCGATGATGCACTGGCCTATATCGACCGCCAGCGCGGCTATATGGGTGCCCTGCAAAATCGCCTGGAGAGCACCATCAGCAACCTGCAAAGTATCTCTGAAAACTCGGCAGCTAGCCGTTCGCGCATTCTCGATACCGATTTTGCTGTAGAAACCTCCAATCTGGTTTCCCGCCAGATCATTCAACAGGCAGCCCAGAGTGTGCTGGCCCAAGCCAACCAGCGCCCCCAGGCCGTTCTCAGCCTACTGGGATAG
- a CDS encoding SDR family oxidoreductase, with protein sequence MNQSCFVTGGSGFIGQHLLALLTHRGHPVSVLMRRPHSLPALREQIEQLGGRGDLLTAVAGDLGLPGLGLDAAAREQVRQAAVVFHLGVQFAWGLSLAQARQVNVEGAIQVAELAAQQGSRLLMVGGFMLANHAHLQRIGVDLQHPERTNWDRLYRRSGAYEGSKLEAHFRVRARMAELQVPLTLVHPATVCGHSRSGHILPAQPLAGLIDNLAAGRLGAIPGSAAHWLPLVSVDFLAELLVAAAFDEQQIGQEILALDAATPNLQGMLQQLAHALSVRAPSRHLPIPLLRGVLKLPGVPGLLHTDVESLDFIQTTRFDTAATQALARRHQLHWPDIGQALQATARYLVRTPSVA encoded by the coding sequence ATGAATCAGTCATGTTTTGTCACCGGCGGCAGTGGTTTTATCGGCCAGCATCTGCTGGCGTTACTCACCCACAGGGGCCATCCGGTCAGTGTGTTGATGCGTCGACCGCACAGCCTGCCAGCCTTGCGCGAGCAGATCGAACAATTGGGCGGACGGGGCGACCTGCTAACGGCGGTTGCCGGTGATCTGGGCTTGCCAGGTCTGGGGCTGGATGCCGCTGCCCGTGAGCAGGTGCGTCAGGCCGCTGTGGTGTTTCACCTGGGCGTACAGTTCGCCTGGGGGCTGTCATTGGCGCAGGCGCGTCAGGTCAATGTCGAGGGCGCGATCCAGGTGGCTGAGTTGGCGGCGCAACAGGGCAGTCGTCTGCTGATGGTGGGCGGCTTTATGTTGGCCAATCATGCGCATTTGCAGCGTATAGGCGTGGATCTGCAGCATCCCGAGCGCACAAACTGGGATCGCCTCTATCGTCGCTCTGGGGCTTATGAAGGCAGCAAGCTGGAGGCGCACTTTCGTGTGCGCGCCCGTATGGCTGAGCTGCAGGTGCCGCTGACGTTGGTGCACCCGGCCACCGTCTGTGGCCATAGTCGTAGCGGGCATATCTTGCCGGCGCAGCCGTTGGCAGGCTTGATCGACAATCTGGCCGCTGGCCGGCTTGGGGCGATTCCCGGTTCGGCAGCGCACTGGCTGCCCTTGGTTAGCGTGGATTTTCTCGCCGAGTTGCTGGTGGCTGCGGCCTTTGATGAGCAGCAGATCGGGCAGGAGATCCTCGCCTTGGATGCCGCGACGCCAAATCTGCAGGGCATGCTGCAGCAATTGGCTCACGCGCTGAGTGTGCGGGCGCCGAGCCGGCATCTGCCTATACCGTTGCTGCGGGGGGTGTTGAAGCTTCCGGGTGTGCCGGGCCTGCTGCATACCGATGTTGAGTCGCTGGATTTTATCCAGACCACTCGCTTCGATACCGCTGCGACTCAGGCCCTGGCACGGCGCCATCAGCTGCACTGGCCGGATATCGGCCAGGCGTTGCAGGCGACGGCGCGTTACCTGGTACGCACGCCTTCAGTAGCCTGA
- a CDS encoding sugar ABC transporter ATPase: MSEQQAIIVPQISSFPGHEARARLIVRWLVKQNIIEEQLSTCGRTFKCMGYGIAEGARWVVERPELLPFGQAVHGLEIIYKRCIYTPTLGFLEEAGCPECRREVGERLFDSLEEWMPGYTDNFICPLCGHEDDINGFLFLQSCGFSNLGFIFNNWADAGFKQGFLDEFAARLGHPISLVRVDL, from the coding sequence ATGAGTGAGCAGCAGGCCATCATCGTGCCGCAGATTTCCAGCTTTCCCGGTCATGAGGCGCGGGCGCGGTTGATTGTGCGCTGGCTGGTCAAGCAGAACATCATCGAGGAGCAACTGAGCACTTGCGGTCGGACCTTCAAGTGCATGGGCTATGGGATTGCCGAAGGCGCGCGGTGGGTGGTCGAGCGGCCCGAGCTGCTGCCGTTTGGGCAGGCGGTGCATGGCCTGGAGATCATCTACAAGCGCTGCATCTATACCCCGACGTTAGGTTTTCTTGAGGAGGCGGGTTGTCCTGAGTGCCGGCGCGAAGTGGGCGAAAGGTTGTTCGACAGCCTGGAAGAGTGGATGCCGGGGTATACCGATAATTTCATCTGCCCGCTGTGTGGCCATGAAGACGACATCAACGGTTTTCTGTTTCTCCAGTCCTGCGGCTTTTCCAACCTGGGTTTTATCTTTAACAACTGGGCGGATGCAGGCTTCAAACAGGGCTTTCTGGACGAGTTTGCGGCGCGCCTGGGGCATCCGATCTCGCTGGTGCGGGTCGATTTGTAG
- a CDS encoding MerR family DNA-binding protein, producing MRIGELEKRSGASRHTLRYYESLGLISALRRDNNYREYSLQTLHDLGFIQQAQSMGFSLGEIGDILRARREQQLDCAQGAALVSRKLAEVEQKIADLQQLGAFLRSEQLRLEASAAEQKPTAAG from the coding sequence ATGCGCATTGGTGAACTGGAAAAACGCAGCGGGGCCAGCCGCCACACCCTGCGTTATTACGAAAGCCTGGGGCTGATCAGCGCCCTGCGCCGCGACAACAACTACCGCGAATACAGCCTGCAGACGCTGCATGACCTGGGTTTTATCCAGCAGGCGCAGAGCATGGGTTTCTCCCTCGGTGAGATTGGCGACATCCTTCGCGCACGGCGCGAGCAACAACTCGACTGCGCCCAGGGTGCAGCCCTGGTCAGCCGTAAACTGGCCGAGGTGGAGCAGAAAATTGCTGATCTGCAGCAGTTGGGGGCTTTTCTCCGCAGCGAGCAACTGCGCCTCGAAGCCAGCGCCGCCGAACAGAAACCCACTGCCGCGGGCTAA